In the genome of Brockia lithotrophica, the window CACGTAAAAGCGCACGTGGACGGCAATGCGTCCCCCGTCGAGCGACTCCACACCGAGGATCCGACCCTCGTCCAGGACGTTCGGATCGCGCCGGAGGAGGTCTTCGAGCTCGGCAAGAAAGGCGCGCACGTCGGAGGCGGCGAGCGTGGTAGGAAGGGAGAGGGTGTAGCGCACCATACGGTGGCGTACGCGCCCCCAGTTCTTGATGTTTGCCTGGGCGAGGACGGCGTTCGGTACGGTGACGAGCGTGTCGTCCTGGGCCCGGATCTTCGTGCTCCGGAAGTTCATGGTCTCTACCGTTCCCGCTACGTCTCCGAACTCGATCCAATCGCCCACGGCAAAGGTGCGCTCGCCGATGAGGACGATCCCGCCGAAGTAGTTGGCGAGCGTGTCGCGCGCCGCTAGGGAGACCGCCAGACCTCCAAGGCCGAGCCCGGCGACCAGCGTATCGATCCGGTAGCCGAATTCCTGAAGCACCATCCCTGTACCCACGAAGGCGAGGAAAAGGCGCGTGGTCCAGGAAAGGATGGGAACGAGGAGAGCGCGGTGGGCCTTTTCTTCCTCCGTAATTCCGAGGTGTAGGATACGCTCCCACAGGGGAACCAGTCCCGCAAAGGCGTAAAGTCCCCAAAAGACGAAGACGATCGTAAGCACGCGGAAGGAACCGCGGACGTACGGGTGAAGCCACAATCCGGGTTCGAAGAAGGAAAGGAACACGGCCGCACCCGCGAGAAGGACGAGGGCGAGAGCGGGACCGCGAAAGGCGCGGGCGACGAGGCTGCGAAGCGGGGACGAGGTCTCCTGCGGATTCGCCAAAGCGCCCACCTCCCAAAACCGCCAAAATGCGGCCGAATCCGGCCCCGGGGGACCGGGGGACAGGCTTACCCGGCGAGGATTTCTTCGCCCAGTTCGTCCACGGCGAGGGCGCCTACGATTCGGTGGCGCACGTGTTCCTCGTCGAGGGAGGGAAACATTCCGGCCTCCCTCACCCGTCCGTAGAGGTCGTCAAAGGGCTCGAGCTTGGCCTTCTTCGCGCGAACGGCCTCCCACCCTTCGAGGACGAAGGCGCGCAACGATCCGATGCCCTGTTCGGCAAAGAAGGCGCGGAGCGCCTCCACGTCGTGGACGAACTCCTCCTGGAAGCGGCGGCGCGCCCAACCGGCGAGGAGGGCGATTTCCGCTTCGTACATCGGCCGCTCCTTGCCCTTCGTACCCACCCACGGCGTCTCCAGAATGAAGGGACGGCCCGCGAGGGCCGGGTGGTGGACGACGCGGTACGGCACCGCAAACCCCAGGTATCCCGTCCCTAAAACGGCGTGGCGGTCGCGCCGCGACCCGAAGGGGAACTTGCTGTCGTTTACGTGCACGCAGGCGAGGCGCTCGAGGCCGAGGACGCGGTCGAAGGTCTCGAGTACGCCGTCGAGGTCGTGGAGGATGTCATAGCCCGCGGCAAATACGTGGCAAGTGTCCAGGCAAATGACGAGCCGGGGATCGCCTACCTCGTCGAGAAGGAAGCGAAGCTGTTCGAAGGTTCTCCCCACCTCGCTTCCCTGCCCCGACATGGTCTCGAGGGCGACGCGTACGGGATGGGGCGCGCGCAGGACTTCGCGCAGGCCGGCGGCAATCCGCTTGAGGGCCTCGTCCTCCGTTTGGCCGACGGCGGCACCCGGATGGACGACGATGAGGTCCGTGCGCGCTTCGTGCGTGCGCACGATCTCCTCCTGGAGAAAGCGCACGGTAAAGGAGAATCCCTCTTCCTTGGGCGTCGCCAAGTTCACGATGTAGGGGGCGTGGACGAGGAAGTACCGAAGCCCCGCTTCGCGCATGTACGCCCAACCTTCCTCGACGAACTGCTCCGCCATGGGCTTGCGCACCGTGTTCTGTGGAGCGCCCGTGTAGATCATAAACGCAGTCGCCCCGTAGGAATGGGCTTCCTGGGCGGCGTTCAAGAGTCCTTTCTTGGAAAACGAGACGTGGGAACCTACGAGAAGGTCAGTCGAACTCGCGGTGCTCAACGGATGCCCCCCTCCCCAAAACCTTTCGCAAGCCCCGTCGCGGTCCGGAGCGTTCTTCCGCGGGACGAAAGGTTCACCCCGCCGCGGCAGCACGTAGAGCGCCCCCGCCCCGGTCCCGACCGTCAAACCCGGCTTCTATCCTACCATACGCCGCAATTCGGGCTCAGCGGCGAAACTTCCGGGCAAAGTCGGGAAGGTCTCTAAGGAGGTTGGCCATTTCCAACGCGGCCAGGGCGGCCTCGGCACCCTTGTTTCCCGCCTTTCCCCCTGCCCGATGCACGGCTTGTTCGGCGTCGTCTAGGGTGAGGAGGGCGAAGCCCACGGGAACCCCGGTTTCCCACGCGACGCGGGCGAGACCGGAAGATGCCTCGCCTGCGACGTAGTCGAAGTGGGCCGTTTCACCGCGCATGACGACGCCGAGGGCGACGATCCCGGAAAAGGCACCGCTTTCCGCCGCGCGTTTGGCCGCCAAGGGGAGTTCGAACGAACCCGGAACCCAAATCTCGGCGATGTCCTCGGGGCGAACTCCGTGACGGACGAGGACGGATCGCGCCCCGTGGACGAGGGGGCGGACGAAGAACTCGTTGAAGCGCGAGGCAACAAGGGCAAAGGTGAGTCCCTCTCCCCGGAGCCGGCCTTCGAGCACCGCTTCCGAAAGGGACGGGTGTGTGTCGTCGCGGTCGAGCACGTAAACCCCCTCCTTCCCTCCAAATCCGAGCCGGACAAAGGACGCGAGACCCGATGCGGCCCTCCAGAGGAAGTCCGCGGGCGCTCACAGATGGGAAAGCAGGTGTCCAAGGCGGTGCTTCTTTGCCTCGAGGTAGCGGCGGTTCTCCTCTCGCGGGGGGATTTCCAAGGGTACGCGCTCCACGACCTCGACGCCGTACTGCCTCAGGGCTTCCACCTTGTCCGGGTTGTTCGTGAGGAGGCGCACGCGCCGAACGCCGAGGTCGAAGAGGATCGCGGCGGCTACGTCGTAGTCGCGGGCGTCGACCGGATGTCCAAGGACGAGGTTGGCGTCCACCGTGTCAAAGCCGCGTTCCTGCAGGGCGTAGGCCCGAAGCTTTTCGTAGAGGCCGATCCCCCGCCCTTCCTGCCGGAGGTAGACGAGAACCCCGCCCTCCGCCTCGATGCGCGCGAGGGCAGCCTCGAGTTGGGGACCGCAGTCGCAGCGGTAGGAGCCGAAGACGTCGCCCGTGAGGCACTCCGAGTGAACGCGCACGAGGATCGGCCGGTCGGAAGAAATGTCCCCCTTCCACAGGGCGAGGTGCTCACGGGCGGTGCAGTTTCCCGCCGCCGAAAGGGCAGCCCCCGGTTCCCGGTAGGCGACCGCGCGGAAGGCGCCGTACTCGCTCGGGAGGTGCACGACGTCGCTCCGTTCGAGGCGAGGAAGGCGGATGTAAGGAGCCGTGCCGCCCGTTCTTGCCAGAGAAGGCGAGGCGGACAAATGCCCGACCGCACCACCTTCTGCACCGTCCCACGCCGCCACGACCCTGGCGATGTCTTCGACGGTGAGGAGGGGGAGGTTTTCCCGCGCCGCCAGACGCTCGAGGTACGAAAGCGACGCGGGCTCCCCGGTTTCGTCCAAGATCTCGATGATCGCCGCCGCCGGGCGTGCGCCCGCGAGGCGGGCGAGCTCGATTGCCGCCTCCGTATGGCCGCGGCGTTCGCGTACGCCCCCGGGGCGTGCCACGAGGGGGAAGACGTGGCCCGGGCGGCGGAAATCCTCCGGGCGGGCGGATGGATCGGCAAGGGCACGCAAGGTGAGCGCCCGCTCGCGCGCGGAAATCCCCGTCTTCACGGAGACGTGATCGACGGAGACGGTAAAGGCGGTCTCCTTAGGGTCCTGGGATTCCGCCACCATGGGCGCCAGGGCGAGTTCGCGGGCGCGTTCAGCGTCCAAGGGGGCGCAAAGGAGCCCGCGCCCTTCGCGCAGCATGAAGTGGACGACATCGGGGGTGGCGTGCTCAGCGAGAAGGACGAAGTCCCCTTCGTTTTCGCGATCGCGGTCGTCGAGGACGATCGCGGGAAGCCCCTGGCGAAGGGCGCGAACGGCCGCCTCAACCCGCAGCTGCGCTTCCCACACGCGCGGACACCTCCTCGAAATCGGGCGTTCGAAAGGATCGAAGCGGCGCTCTCTCAGGGCTACGTTCCCGCGGACGACAGAAACCGCCGCACGGCTTCGACGACGTAGCGGGCGAGGACGTCCACCTCGACGTTTACGGTGGAGCCAGGCCCCTTCGTCCCCAAGGTCGTGACGGCGAGGGTATGGGGAATGAGGCCGACGGAAAAGGAAACCTCCCGACCGTCGGGCGACCCCACGTCGACCACCGTGAGGCTCACGCCATCTACAGCTACCGAACCCTTGGGGGCGAGGTAAGGGGCGTAGTCCGCGGGCAGGACGAACCTCACGAGGCGCGAGCCGTCCGCCGCCTCTTCCACCTCCGCAATGCGGGCGACCGCGTCGACGTGCCCGGTGACGATGTGGCCTCCCAAAGGATCCCCGACGCGAAGCGCCCGTTCTACGTTCACCCGCATGCCGGGAAACGCGTGGGCGAAGGTGGTCCTGTGGACCGTTTCCGGCATGAGGTGAAAGACGAGCGAGTCCGCCTCTCGGGATTCCACCGTCAGACAGACGCCGTCTACGGCGACGCTGTCTCCCACAGCGGGGAGTTCGGTCCACGGAAGCTCCGTGAGTACGAGGCGTACGGCCTCCCCCTGTTCGACGATCCAGCGCTCCAGGCTCCGAATGCGCGCGGTACCTTCCACAAGCCCCGTAAACATCGGCCGCTCCCCCCGGATGTCGATCTCCTCTTTCCTTCCAACCGAAACGGTCGAACGTCACCCGTCTTGGGACGTGGGGCGGCCCACGAAGACGAAGTCCGCGCCAAACCGCGCGGTTCCCTCCCACTCGAGGGGAAGCCCTTCGGCGAGTGCGGCCACCCCTTCCCCCGCCAGCCACCCCGGGGCCTCCCGCCCGCCCAAAAGGCGCGGGGCGACGAAGACGACGAAACGATCCACGAGGCGGCGGGAGACGAACCGGGCGATCGTTTCTCCGCCTCCCTCCACGAGGAGGGCGTTTACCCCGCGTTCGGCAAGGAGGGCGAGGAGAGCGGGGATGTCGACCTCGCCCTCGGCGTCCTCGGCCGGTAGGCGGACGACTTCCACCCTCAAATCCCCGAGTCGTCGTTCGGCTTCCCGGTCTCCCTCCGTTCCCGTGGCGACAAGCGCGGGAGCGAGCCCGTCGCGAAAGAGGTCGGCATCGGCGGGGAGGTCGAGGGAGCGCGAGAGAACGACGCGCAGCTTGCCGATTTCCTGGCCTTCGCCCCCCAGACGCACGGTGAGGCGGGGGTTGTCGCGGCGTACGGTGTTTGCCCCCACGAGGACGGCGTCGTGGCGCAGGCGGAGGTAGTGGACCGCCCGAAGCGCTTCCCCACCCGTGATCGTGCGGCTCTCGCCCGTTCGCGTGGCGATCTTCCCGTCCAAGGTCATGGCCACCTTGACCGTCACCCAAGGCCGGCCCCGCTCTACGCGCGTGAGGTACGCGGCGTGGACGCGGCGCGCCGCTTGCGCGCATACCCCTTCCTGGACCTCCACCCCCGCCTCGCGGAGAATGCGCAGTCCTTCGCCCGCGACGAGAGGATTGGGGTCGCGCAGGGCGACGACCACGCGCCGAACCCCGGCATCCCGCAGCGCCACCGCGCAGGGCGGCGTACGTCCCCAGTGGCTGCAAGGTTCGAGGGTGACGTAACACGTGGCGCCGCGCGCCGCCTCGCCGGCCATGCGGAGGGCGTGCACTTCCGCGTGCGGTTCGCCCGTGCGGAGATGCGCCCCGATGCCAACGATACGCCCGTCACGCACGAGAACGCAGCCGACGTTGGGGTTCGGAGCCGTCTGGCCCTCCACGGCAGCGGCCAGGGAGATGGCAAAGCCCATGAAGTGGCGGTCGAGGGGCGAAACATCGGGGTCGTCGCAGCCGTCCGTCCCCACCGCCCCTGCCGCCGCTGGGAGCGGAAGGAGGGGGGCGAGCCCCGGAAACGTCGGATAGCCCGGGGCGCCTACGCCGAAGTAAGCGGACGCACCGAGGCCTTTCGCATCGGCCACAAAGCCACCTCCTTCGTCGGTCGGAAAAGGGGCTTCCCTACGCACGAAAAAACCCGCCACGTCCCTCCGTGGCGGGTTGGGTGCAGGAGAAATGAAGAACGCACGGCCTTCGGCCCGAAGACGCACCGGCAAACCCCGGGCGCGCACCCTAGAAAGCCCCCGAGTCCTCACCGCGACAACGGCCGCGGCAAAGAACCCGGGCGCACGCCCGACCCGGAAGCAGCGAACTCGGGCCACGAGGAAAACCGCCGTCCGTTCCTTCTCCCATCCGGACTTTCACCGTCGGCTCCGGAATTTCACCGGATCCTGCCCGCCGGCATTCCTGCCGGCAGGCTCGCGGGCTCTGGCCGAAGTCCGGTCGCCGCAAAGGGCCAAGACCTCGGCGCATCACCGCCGGTCGGGAATTTCACCCTGCCCCGAAGGAACGTCCCCGCTTCCGGCAGATGCGTGCCGAAAGACGGAGTACCCTAAGTGTACCTTTCCTCGGCTTCAGAGGCAAGA includes:
- a CDS encoding mechanosensitive ion channel family protein, producing the protein MANPQETSSPLRSLVARAFRGPALALVLLAGAAVFLSFFEPGLWLHPYVRGSFRVLTIVFVFWGLYAFAGLVPLWERILHLGITEEEKAHRALLVPILSWTTRLFLAFVGTGMVLQEFGYRIDTLVAGLGLGGLAVSLAARDTLANYFGGIVLIGERTFAVGDWIEFGDVAGTVETMNFRSTKIRAQDDTLVTVPNAVLAQANIKNWGRVRHRMVRYTLSLPTTLAASDVRAFLAELEDLLRRDPNVLDEGRILGVESLDGGRIAVHVRFYVRTADFSQWFAYRSEHFLILGELLRKFGVSAQPPLQEVLLTEGGQNPSPGGASSPREA
- a CDS encoding deoxyribonuclease IV yields the protein MSTASSTDLLVGSHVSFSKKGLLNAAQEAHSYGATAFMIYTGAPQNTVRKPMAEQFVEEGWAYMREAGLRYFLVHAPYIVNLATPKEEGFSFTVRFLQEEIVRTHEARTDLIVVHPGAAVGQTEDEALKRIAAGLREVLRAPHPVRVALETMSGQGSEVGRTFEQLRFLLDEVGDPRLVICLDTCHVFAAGYDILHDLDGVLETFDRVLGLERLACVHVNDSKFPFGSRRDRHAVLGTGYLGFAVPYRVVHHPALAGRPFILETPWVGTKGKERPMYEAEIALLAGWARRRFQEEFVHDVEALRAFFAEQGIGSLRAFVLEGWEAVRAKKAKLEPFDDLYGRVREAGMFPSLDEEHVRHRIVGALAVDELGEEILAG
- the ribH gene encoding 6,7-dimethyl-8-ribityllumazine synthase, producing MLDRDDTHPSLSEAVLEGRLRGEGLTFALVASRFNEFFVRPLVHGARSVLVRHGVRPEDIAEIWVPGSFELPLAAKRAAESGAFSGIVALGVVMRGETAHFDYVAGEASSGLARVAWETGVPVGFALLTLDDAEQAVHRAGGKAGNKGAEAALAALEMANLLRDLPDFARKFRR
- the ribA gene encoding GTP cyclohydrolase II, with translation MWEAQLRVEAAVRALRQGLPAIVLDDRDRENEGDFVLLAEHATPDVVHFMLREGRGLLCAPLDAERARELALAPMVAESQDPKETAFTVSVDHVSVKTGISARERALTLRALADPSARPEDFRRPGHVFPLVARPGGVRERRGHTEAAIELARLAGARPAAAIIEILDETGEPASLSYLERLAARENLPLLTVEDIARVVAAWDGAEGGAVGHLSASPSLARTGGTAPYIRLPRLERSDVVHLPSEYGAFRAVAYREPGAALSAAGNCTAREHLALWKGDISSDRPILVRVHSECLTGDVFGSYRCDCGPQLEAALARIEAEGGVLVYLRQEGRGIGLYEKLRAYALQERGFDTVDANLVLGHPVDARDYDVAAAILFDLGVRRVRLLTNNPDKVEALRQYGVEVVERVPLEIPPREENRRYLEAKKHRLGHLLSHL
- a CDS encoding riboflavin synthase, whose protein sequence is MFTGLVEGTARIRSLERWIVEQGEAVRLVLTELPWTELPAVGDSVAVDGVCLTVESREADSLVFHLMPETVHRTTFAHAFPGMRVNVERALRVGDPLGGHIVTGHVDAVARIAEVEEAADGSRLVRFVLPADYAPYLAPKGSVAVDGVSLTVVDVGSPDGREVSFSVGLIPHTLAVTTLGTKGPGSTVNVEVDVLARYVVEAVRRFLSSAGT
- the ribD gene encoding bifunctional diaminohydroxyphosphoribosylaminopyrimidine deaminase/5-amino-6-(5-phosphoribosylamino)uracil reductase RibD produces the protein MADAKGLGASAYFGVGAPGYPTFPGLAPLLPLPAAAGAVGTDGCDDPDVSPLDRHFMGFAISLAAAVEGQTAPNPNVGCVLVRDGRIVGIGAHLRTGEPHAEVHALRMAGEAARGATCYVTLEPCSHWGRTPPCAVALRDAGVRRVVVALRDPNPLVAGEGLRILREAGVEVQEGVCAQAARRVHAAYLTRVERGRPWVTVKVAMTLDGKIATRTGESRTITGGEALRAVHYLRLRHDAVLVGANTVRRDNPRLTVRLGGEGQEIGKLRVVLSRSLDLPADADLFRDGLAPALVATGTEGDREAERRLGDLRVEVVRLPAEDAEGEVDIPALLALLAERGVNALLVEGGGETIARFVSRRLVDRFVVFVAPRLLGGREAPGWLAGEGVAALAEGLPLEWEGTARFGADFVFVGRPTSQDG